The following coding sequences are from one Desulfocurvus vexinensis DSM 17965 window:
- the cbiE gene encoding precorrin-6y C5,15-methyltransferase (decarboxylating) subunit CbiE, which yields MTIHVVGLGQDPDNLPEHSQGLIEHAELLCAGRDILEFFEDHPAEKLPVASPLDAVIERLADAHADGRMVVVLADGDPLFYGIGATLIDRLGPEILRIYPGISTLQAAAAKVKIPWQDVAAVSLHGRDDYGPLFSALQWRDWVAVFTDGRSVPSAIAQTILDKCGPLFLMWVLEDLESESERVRRFTLEEAGSTSFSKRNLVLLERVGAPELPLGLGLPDEGYAHEGNLITKAPVRAAALAALRIRPGSVVWDVGAGCGAVGIEASALCWRGRVFAVEKNADRVAMIRTNVRRTGACLVEVHHGTAPACLGELPDPDRVFVGGGLLGGTALLEAACARLRPGGRLVANVVLLESLAQAQAFFAQHGWPCEVTLVSAAQSGGLAGGTRLEAHNPVFIVAAQQPE from the coding sequence ATGACCATCCACGTCGTCGGCCTGGGGCAGGACCCCGACAACCTGCCCGAGCACTCCCAGGGCCTCATCGAACACGCCGAACTGCTCTGTGCGGGCCGCGACATCCTGGAATTTTTCGAGGACCACCCCGCCGAAAAGCTGCCCGTGGCCAGCCCGCTGGACGCGGTGATCGAACGCCTGGCCGACGCCCATGCCGACGGGCGCATGGTGGTGGTCCTGGCCGACGGCGACCCGCTGTTCTACGGCATCGGCGCCACGCTCATCGACCGCCTGGGCCCGGAAATCCTGCGCATCTACCCCGGCATCAGCACGCTGCAAGCCGCCGCCGCCAAGGTCAAGATCCCCTGGCAGGACGTGGCCGCCGTGTCGCTGCACGGGCGCGACGACTACGGCCCGCTGTTCTCGGCCCTGCAATGGCGCGACTGGGTGGCCGTGTTCACCGACGGGCGCAGCGTGCCCTCGGCCATCGCCCAGACCATCCTGGACAAATGCGGCCCGCTGTTTCTGATGTGGGTGCTCGAAGACCTGGAGAGCGAATCCGAGCGCGTGCGGCGCTTCACCCTGGAAGAGGCGGGCAGCACGAGCTTTTCCAAGCGCAACCTGGTGCTCCTGGAGCGCGTGGGCGCGCCGGAGCTGCCCCTTGGCCTGGGCCTGCCCGACGAGGGCTACGCCCACGAGGGCAACCTGATCACCAAGGCCCCGGTGCGCGCGGCGGCCCTGGCGGCCCTGCGCATCCGGCCCGGCTCCGTGGTCTGGGACGTGGGCGCGGGCTGCGGCGCCGTGGGCATCGAGGCCTCGGCCCTGTGCTGGCGCGGGCGGGTCTTTGCTGTGGAAAAAAACGCCGACCGCGTGGCCATGATCCGCACCAACGTGCGCCGCACCGGGGCCTGCCTGGTGGAGGTGCACCACGGCACGGCCCCGGCCTGCCTGGGCGAGCTGCCCGACCCGGACCGGGTCTTCGTGGGCGGCGGGCTGCTGGGCGGCACGGCCCTGCTGGAGGCCGCCTGCGCGCGCCTGCGCCCGGGCGGACGGCTGGTGGCCAACGTGGTGCTGCTTGAGTCCCTGGCCCAGGCCCAGGCCTTCTTCGCCCAGCACGGCTGGCCCTGCGAGGTGACGCTGGTATCCGCCGCGCAGTCCGGCGGGCTGGCGGGCGGTACGCGCCTGGAGGCCCACAACCCCGTGTTCATCGTCGCCGCCCAGCAGCCCGAATAG
- a CDS encoding secondary thiamine-phosphate synthase enzyme YjbQ translates to MDQLTVVTSARTQMVDITAQVQELVRQRGWAEGTLLLWCPHTTGALTVNEAADPDVARDVTATMNTLVPRQGDYRHAEGNSDAHVKTSLFGPALPCIVSGGRVRLGTWQGIYFCEWDGPRTRQLWAQFLPA, encoded by the coding sequence GTGGACCAGCTGACCGTCGTCACCAGCGCCCGCACCCAGATGGTGGACATCACCGCCCAGGTCCAGGAGCTGGTGCGCCAGCGGGGCTGGGCCGAGGGCACGCTGCTGCTGTGGTGCCCGCATACCACCGGGGCGCTGACGGTCAACGAGGCCGCCGACCCCGATGTGGCCCGCGACGTGACCGCGACCATGAACACCCTGGTGCCGCGCCAGGGCGACTACCGCCACGCCGAGGGCAACTCCGACGCCCACGTCAAGACCAGCCTCTTCGGCCCGGCCCTGCCGTGCATCGTTTCCGGGGGCCGCGTGCGCCTGGGCACCTGGCAGGGCATCTACTTCTGCGAATGGGACGGCCCGCGCACCCGCCAGCTCTGGGCGCAGTTCCTGCCAGCGTAG